The genomic DNA TCAGCGGCCCGGTAGCGCTCGTCTTCGGCGGGGAAGGGACGGGGGTTCGCCCAGGGGTGCGTGACGCCTGCGATGAGGCCGCCCACATTCCCATGATGGGGAAAGTCAGCTCGCTCAATGTCTCGGCATCAGCAGCCATCGTGCTGTATGAGGCATTGCGTCAACGTCGGGAAGGTGCGGGAAAGAAGCCGTAAGGAAGGATGCGAAGGGCTCACCGGAGCTTCAGCATTTTCCCTTGGATGGCGGCCTTGAGCAGTTGGGCGGTATTGGAGACCCGGATCTTTTTCATCATATTCGCCCGATGCGCCTCGACTGTCTTGACGCTGATCTTTAACCGCTGAGCAATTTCTTTGTTCTTGAATCCGGTCCAGATCAACTCAAGGATTTCCTGCTCGCGGGTTGTGAGGGCTTCGGGACGTCGTTTGCGAGGGGGAAGGACCGGATCCGGTGCGGATACTTTGGCTCGACTTTTCGTGGTCTTGGCGACTGGCGACATGTACATCTAGCTCCACTTCAGGTAAAGGCAATTCACTGATTGAGGTTTGCGATCTTCCGCGCCCAAATTGCTCCCGGATTATACGCAGTGCCCCCGGCGTTTGTAAATGGAAAGAGCCAAGACGAGGGGGCCTTGTGCCTGCTCTTATTGACCTAGGATTAAATACGTATACTTAGGAGGGGGATCATGTCGAGCCTGGCCACATTGTTTCAGGAATGTTCATGATTTCATACGTTACGGTACTGCTATTCGGCGCGGTGATTGGCAGTTTTTTGAATGTCTGTATCTACCGCCTGCCGCGTGAAGAGTCGGTTGCCTGGCCGGCCTCTCACTGTCCCTCCTGTCGCCAGGCCATTGCTTTCTACGACAACATTCCGATTGTGAGTTATCTGCTTCTGCGGGGCCGCTGCCGGGCCTGCCATGCGCCAATTGCGATTCAGTACCCAGTGGTGGAAGCGGCCAACGCGATCGGATACGTGCTGGTCTTTTGGACGTTTGGGTTTGCGCCGGCGGCCTGGGCCTATGCGGCGCTGGCGTCTGCGCTTATCGTGGTGACGGGGACCGACCTTTCCCATACGATGATCCCGGACGCCGTTACGCTGCCGGGAATCGTCATCGGTCTGCTGTGTGCCATCTTGATCCTCCCGATCGGACTTGTCGATTCCTTGCTCGGTGTGTTGTTGGGCGGCGGGATCTTATGGTTTTTAGCTTGGATCAGTCCCTATGTTTTCGGGAAGGAAGGGATGGGGGGCGGGGATATCAAGCTGATGGCCATGGTCGGGGCCTTCCTTGGCTGGCAGCCGGTGTTGTTGGCGATTATGATCGGATCTTTTCTGGGGTCCATTGTCGGTGTCGGGCTCATCGCCATCGGGGTCATGCGGCGTGAGCAGTACATTCCATTCGGACCGTTCTTGGCAGTGGGATCAATCCTTGCCCTGTTGTTTCATCAGCCCCTGCTTGAGTGGTATTGGGCGCTGATCGACATTCCTCAGTAACTGCCTTCAAATCGTTACCCAGAGCCAATTTCAAAGGATCAGCGCCTCGCCGAACTGTATCTGAACGGATGACTGACTGTATCCGATTCGGAACAGTTCATAACTGTTCACGCGCTTTTTTCTGTCCTACCTCAGGTAACATTCCACGGCTCACGGCAGATTTCCTCAACATTTCTATAGCTTCGCCGGCCGCTTCGTAGAAGAGGCGGCCTCATTGCTTCTACAGGCGTCGGGAATGAGAAACGGCATGGAACTTGGAAATGCTCTACGCGCTCGAAGAAAGGAGCCGGTATGAACGAACGTGGCGGGAGTCTTGTGGAGCTGTGTACGGTAGTCGCGATCATCGGGATTGTGGTGGGCGTGAGTGTGCCTGGATGGGCCGCCCTTGTCGCAAAACATCAACAGCGCGCGGTGATGGTGGAGATCGCATCGGAGTTGCGCATGGCCCGGCAATTGGCGATGGCGAGGCATGAGCGTATTCGAGTGGTCGTGGATGCGGAACAGTCTGAATTGCGCACGGAATGCATGGACTGTGACACAAGCTTGCTGCGCCGGTATGAGTTCGCTCACAAAGGCACGGCGGTTGAGTCGATGACGACGAAACCGGAAATCATGTTTCAGCCCAGCGGTCGTTCGGCCACGGCGACCACCATGGTCCTGGTCGACGGTCGTCGTGCGACACATCAAGTCACGGTGAGCATCACCGGACGGGTGACCCTGTCATGACCCAATGTGAGCCGAATCTTGTGACGCGACGATCTGCGTTGATGAGTGCCAGAGGGTTCACCCTCGTGGAGAGCATGGTGGCGTTGGTGGTGCTGTCGATCGGCGTGATCGGAACGATCGGCATGTGTGAATGGGCTGAGCGCGGTCTGCAGCGCGGGGCGTTGACGACAACCGCGCTGGCGCTCGCTGAATCACGCCTGGAGGCGAAGCGGAGTGTGGCGTGGGAGCGGTTGTTGATGGACGACGTGGACCAAGACGGAATAGTGGAGTCCGTCATGCACGACGATGGCTTGCAGGATGATCAGACGAACGGCGACGGCATCTTCACGGCCAGTGCCACCCAGTCCAACATCCGGCTTGTCTGGACCGTGGAACTGAATCGCGGCCACGAGCCGGCCGGGGCGAGCCTGGCGACTATCGAGGCGCGTGCAATCTTCCGGACTATGGGAGGGCAGGAGAAAGAGGTTCGCGTTCGCACGATCAGGGCCAATCCTCGGTATGTCGGCCTGTCTGTGTTGTCATGAGGCGCGGCATGGTCAACGGTTCGAACGCGCCGAAGCGCATGAATATTGGGTGGTGCCTCGGCTCTGCCGGAGCGAGTCTCATAGAACTCCTCATCGCAATGGCGATCAGCAGTATCGCAATATCCGCTTCGATTCATGTCTTTTCCTCAGTCGGCTTGCGGTTCAGCGGACAGCATTCGACGATGGTGACGAATCAGGACCTGCGCCTCGGACTGGATGTGCTGTGCAGCGAAGTACGTCTGGCTGGAGCCGGGTTGCTAGGTGAAGACTCGCCGTTTCTCAAGGCGAAGTCGGACGAGATCGAATTCTTCGCCAACTTGAGTGGTGCGTCGACTACGCTGACACAAGTCGCAGAAATCGGCCGCCAGGATCTCCCCGTCGAAGACGGAGCCGGTTGGCCGAAAGGCAAGCAACTACTGGTGTGCACAGCCGTGCATTGCGCCTGGAATCAGTTGGCTGCCGATGGACGGAAGCAGACGCTGACATTGGTGACACCGACTGCCGAACAGTTTCCTGTGCGTAGCGCCATATTCCTGCTGAATCGAGTGCGTTACTACGTGAAGCGCCAGGATGATGGGGCGATGCGGGTCATGCGTGATGTGGATGGCGGTGCGAGTACGCTCTTGGGCGATGTGAGTCAGTTCGATCTGCAATATTTTGATAGGGATGGGCGTGTGACGACGGACTTGAGCGAGGTGGTGCGGGTACGTTTGGCGATACAGGCCGGACGACAAGGATCGAGGCTGGTGCGGGACGTGGCAATCCGGATGTAATAGGTAAAAGGAATAACTATGAAGACAAGCATGGGACGATCACGAATTGCGGTGCGGCGAGATGAGAGGGGAATGGCGTTGTTGGCGGTGCTCATGGTGGTGTTTCTGCTGACCTTGCTGGGGATGACTTCTATGCAGTTGGCCGGCCAGGAGATCGTCGGCGCCAGTGCGTTACAAGAGGAACGGCTTGCGCACCACGCCGCTGAAGCGGCGGTTGATGTGGTGATGGGATGGTTTCATGATCCTGCGCTGCATCCGCAGGGAGTCGAGACGACGTGGTTGACGAAACGGCTGGTGAATGCACAGGGAGATGCCTCCTATTTCGATGCACAGGGGCGCGCACAGTTTGCGGGAACCGGTGCGTCTCCGGATGTGGTCTTCGATGCGGCCCATGCTCAGCACGACCGGCTTATGAACGATCCTCAAACGGGTTGGTTCAAATCCCTCAAGGGGCTTGCGAGGATTCTCAAGTTACGAGTCTATGGGGCGACGCGGCCAGGACTGCTCTGCACGGTGGAGGTGACGGCCGGAGCCGGCCATACCTCACGGGTAACGAAAACAGTATCAGTCGAATTCGGCGCCTATGCTGTTCCGGCGCTGCACGCGCCGATCCAGGGCGGCACAGTGGGAAATGAGTCCGCGCCATCCTCAGCCGGTTCCGTGTTCGCCCATTGGGGCGACATGGTGGTACGTGGCAAGGCGTATTTCCCTCGGCCGGAGGCGGTCCCGATGAAGAGCGGGTTGGCGCCGGTGACGGGGCAGTCCTATGACGAAATGACGCACCGCGAGGATCGCTGGTTCACCATCCGACTCGGTGGCGACGCCTTTTTTGCGCAGCTTCCGGCAGAGGCCTGGTCGGGAGTTCCACTGAATCTTCACACGCACCAGGATCCGGTGCCCGGTCTCAAGGTAGACCAGTGGGATTACGACACCTTGAAGCGAATGGCCACGCAGTTCGGGCAGTACTACGGCATAGACCGGGATGGATTGCTCTATGCCGGCGGTGTGATTCAGCCAGGAGCGGGGCACCCAGCCTCGGAAGTGTTTGCCTCGAGGGGCCCCGGTGACCATCGTGGATTGATCTTCGTCGACACGCTTGATGGGATGCCGCCACGACCGGATAATTTGGGGACGATCGTGCTTGATCAAGAGTATGCCGAGGGCATCTTCATTGTGAATGCGCATGTGCTCTGGAAGGCAGGGGCGCATGGGAAACCGGTTTCAGCTCTCAGTCCACCGCCGGAAGGTCAGCAATCTCTTGGAGCCAGGATTCCTGTTCAACTGTCCGGTATTCATCTGCAGGGTGTTCTGTATGTCGCGGGTGACGTGCGGTATGCAGGGCATCTCAAAGTCTACGGTGGGGTGGTGGCACAAGGGGCGATCGTGGACGGCACGAACGGGTCGGGGATGTTGGACGTTTGGTACAACCACGACCTCCGCGATGGGCTGGTGCAGGGCATGCCGCTGGTGTTTGTGGCCCCTGGAAGCTGGCAGGCCAAAATTTGACGGCAGCGCTACGAGGTTGATGCGGTTACTCTGTCAGCATGTTGAGTTCAGACAATCATCTACAATCGAATCGTCTCCACGGTATTCAGAAAGGAATCGGTCCCATGAGTCGTGCCACGGTGCCCATGTTACCAGTCAGTGAGTGTTCCCAAGCGGTCAGCCCTTTGGCGCAGACGCGCTCCGCCACTTGCTACCACCGGCTCGTCGAACAGGGTTTTCTACAACAGGAGGAGTTAGTGCTCGCCACGGCTGAAGCCGCGCGAAAACGGCTCGATGTGGCGACCGTGCTCATGGAGCGGTATCGGATACCGAAGCCGGCGCTCGGTGCCGCACTGGCAGAATTCTATGACTGCCCGTTTCTCGCCTATGACGAGCGCACGGTCATGGAGCGGGAGTTATTGAAGAATCTCAGCTTGGATTATCTTCGGATGAACCATTGGGTTCCGCTCAGGCGTCAGGGCAACGGAATCGAAGTCCTGATCGACGACCCGCACAATCCGGACAAGCTGTTCGATGTGCGGCGAGCGTTTCCAGGCCAGGCACTGTCCTATCGTGTCGGACTCCGTTGCGATATTGCACGGTTGTTGAATGCCATTCAAGGGCGTGAGTCGGGCGATGCGATATCCGACATTCTTGGCGAGCTGGTCAGTGAAGCGCAGCTCGAAGAACAACAAAATGCGACGATTGCGGCAATCACGGAAAACGATTCGGCCATCGTCCGGCTCGCCAATCAGATCATTACCGACGCCTATCGGCGCGGGGCATCGGATATCCATATTGAGCCCTATGCCGATCGAAAGGAAACGGCTGTGCGCTTCCGCGTCGATGGCACCTGCTTTACGTACATGAAGATTCCGGCGGCCTATCGCCGGGCGATCGTCTCCCGCCTGAAGATTATGGCCAGTCTGGACATTGCCGAGCGGCGCAAGCCGCAGGATGGCAAAATCCGGTTCAAGTTGGGTACGGGGCAGGAGATCGAATTGAGGGTGGCAACACTTCCCACTTCGGGCTTCAATGAAGATGTTGTGATTCGCCTGCTGACCGCCCACGGAGCTCGCCGCTTGGAGGATCTGGAGTTCAGCGACGGCACACGCCGGCTCGTAGGACAGTTGGCTCAAAAGCCGCATGGCATCGTCCTGTGCGCCGGTCCGACCGGATCAGGAAAGACCACCACCTTACATGCCATTCTGGCGTCGATTAATACCGATGAGCGAAAGATCTGGACGGCGGAGGATCCGATCGAGATTACGCAAGATGGATTGCGGCAGGTGCAGGTTCATCCCAAGATTGGACTCACTTTTGCCACGACCATGAGGGCCTTCCTGAGAGCAGATCCGGACGTGATCATGATCGGGGAAATGCGGGACAAGGAGACGGCGGATATTGCCATTGAAGCCTCTCTGACCGGACACTTGGTGTTCAGTACCATTCATACGAATAGTGCCGTCGAGACTGTGGTGCGATTGCTCGATCTGGGGTGCGACCCGTTCAATTTTTCAGATGCCATGTTGGGAGTGTTGGCGATGCGGTTGTGCAAGCGCATCTGTCCCAACTGCCGCGAGGCCTACCATCCCACGAGCAGCGAATATGACGAACTCGTGCAGGCCTTTGGGGAGGGTGATTGGGAAGGCGTGCATCCTGCATATAATCTGGGGCTCACACTGTTTCGTGGACGAGGGTGTGACACGTGTAACCAGACCGGGTACCGTGGACGAGTGCCCATCCATGAGTTGATGGTGGTGTCTGATTCCATGAAGGCACTGATTCAGGCCAGGGCGCGCACCGGGGAACTACTCACACTCGCAAAGAGTGACGGGATGAGGACGTTGGTGCAAGACGGTATCGAGAAAGTGCTGCAAGGACTCACCACGTATAAACAGGTGCGGGCAGTTGCGATCAAATAGTGCCCTCGCGTTCGCCGTGTCTCACGTTTTGCCCAGGGCGATACTCTCCGTTCAAGGCCGCTCCTGCTTGTTAATTATGCGCGGGTGAACGTCAGAAACAGCCCGCTTGATCTGGCGCCTATCCTGGGTGAGTTTTTCCGGTCTCTGCCCGCATCAAGAGGTTGGTCGCGGCTTCTCTTGCGCCCTTCCTCTCTCATCATTCCTGGCCCACCAGTAGGTGAAGTACGCCAGACATCCGACAAAAATTGTCATCGAAGTGATCACGGAACGCTCGGAATTGTACGCCGTCCAGTATGAATGGGTTTGATATATCAATCTGTTAGGCCATCGTCCCATGTCATATCCATCGGCATGGCACTTGCTCATCTGGCTGTTGCCATGTGTGTCTCTATCTCTCTCCAACGGTCTGCTGCTGTCCACCGCCAGAGGGGCTTCACCCTTATCGAGGTGATGATAGCGGTCGCGATTGTCGGGATTCTGGCCATGGTGGCCGTCCCCAACTATCTTCAATGGAATGCCCGCTATCAGCTGAAACAAGCCACAACGGAATTGGCTGGCAGTCTCAACCTGGCCCGGATGGCAGCGATGAATCGGAATCTTGCCGTCACAGCCACATTGGTCCTTGTGTCGGGCAGGGTGAATGTCGATTTCGGAGGTGCGTTAGCCCCTATTGTGTTGCCCCAGGCCGTCGTCGGATTCACGGGAGGTCCGACGATTCAATTCACCCAGCAAGGGTTGAGCGGGGCTGCGGCGAATGTTCCTGTGGCGCTGACGTCCCAACAGGGGACCACCTATTCCGTGGTCGTCACTCCGGCAGGCAAGGTGAACTGGTGTGCGCATGCGACGTGCCCATAGAGGCCCAATGAAACACCGTCAAAACTCACACCCCTGCTTCAGTCTGCTCGCCGCCGCACAGCGGGGGTTTACGCTGTTGGAAGCCATGATTGCGGCCGGTGTGCTCTCGGTCGGACTGTTGGGATTAGCGGGTCTCTCGGGGATGTCGCTGGGCAAGAATGTCGATGCCAACGACATGTCGCGCGTGACCAATATCGCCGCCGATATGGCGGAGCGCATTCAAAATAACCGGCAGCGTGTTTTGGACTACCATAACACCAACACGAGCGTGGCCTGCGCGCAGAGCGCGAACACTCAACGCATGGCGTTGGGAGATTGCACCCAATGGCAGGCGCTCGTGGCGAATTCCGGTCTCACGGGTGCCACTGGACTTGTCACCGCGGCCCGCCTTGATCCGGACCCCACCGCGAATCCGGTGACGATGAACCGGTTCCTTGTCACGGTGACCGTCAGCTGGCAAACCAGACAGACGGATGTGAGCACGGCTCGGACCAAGACCGCGATATTTACGACGGTGGTCGCGCCGGAATAGGCGTAGCCTGGAGCATGACGATGCGTAGATTCGACTGGAACCAGCAGGGCTTCACTCTCGTGGAACTGATGGCAGCTGTCCTGATCACGGTGGTGATTGTGGCGGCGACGATGACCACGGTAGTCACTTCGAATCGCGCCAATGTCGTCAACACGCAGGTCGCAGACACGCAGCAGAATGTTCGATTGGCCATCGACTTGCTCAGCAGGGATATCAAACTGGCCGGCTTTAATTACAATGCGACCGATCCGGCAACCGGATCCGTGGGCGCGTGTAATGCCACCATCGGCGCCATCGTCAAGCCGGTTGGACTGCTGCCCCAAGACCAAACGCCGACAGGTGCGGATACCGGGACCGATAGCGTGTCGATGGTGCTGCCGGTGATGAATACGACAGGGTGGACGCTGACGGCGGCGGTCGGTGGAACGCCGAACAATAAGACGTATGACAACAGCATCAGTCTTTCCGGAGCCGTTATGACGGAGATGGTTGCACAAGGTCTTGTGGTCGGATCGACGATTTCCATCGGCGGTGCATTGTCAAAGACGGTGCAGGCTGTCAATGCCACTTCGATTGGCTTCGGTACCGGAAACTTCGTCGATGGACAATTCCCGGTCGGCACGCCTGTGTATTTGATGCAATGCGTGCGGTATCAAGTGGTGGCGAATACGCCGGCGACCTGCGGCAGTGACACGCCTTGCCTCGTGCGAAACAACGTGCCGCTGGTCGATGGCGTGGAAGACTTGCAACTCGCCTATGCCTGTGACGGCTGCAATCAAGCCGTCCCCAATCCCTTATTCCCGGACGGGGTTGTCGATGATCAAGATGCCTCCTCGACGTCGGGATTTCCCACCTTCACGCAGGGAGATTTTGTCTCCAACAGTGCGTGGGCGATTGCCCCGTGGACGCCGGATAAGATCAGGCTGGCGCAAGTGAGCCTGGTGGTGAGGCCGACGAATGCGGATGACGGTCTAGATGAGAAGGGAACCAAGGCCGTCAATACCACCGGGCCTGTGATCGTCGGCGACCATAATCCATCTGCGGATGCGGGTTATAACGCGAGTACTTATATGCAACAGCGCCGGCGCGTGATGATCCGCACGATTCAACCGAGAAACCTGTAACGAGAGACGACGTGATGAATCTGCAACAGGGCATGCACGGCGCGGGTCGCGAGGGCGGAGGAGCCGGATTGAACAATCAGCAGGGCATCGCATTGCTCACCGTCATGTTGATGTTGTTGATTCTCACCATACTCGGCATCGCCTCCATCACGGTGACCAGCATGGAGAATCGAATGGCGGGATTTTTCCGCACGACCGAGGCTGTGGTAGCGGCTGCCGATTCGTGTGAAGGACTGGCCGCGAACATCATTCAGCAGACGTTGTCCCCTCCAGGCGTGCTCCCGGCTTCGTTCATCGCGCCGACGGGGCCGGTTCCGACGGCCAATGCCACCACATTGTACGCAGAAATTTATGGCTACGATCTGCCGTCGCCGGCTCCGGCAAATACACCGGCTGTCAACTATGCGGATGTGGCGAGCACCGCACCGAATTTTGTGATGACGAATCTTCCCGGATTCACAGTCAACGGCGACATCGATCTCTTGTATACGCATACGAAGAGTGGGCAGGGCACAGGAGTGGCCGGCACAGAACATGTCTATCGGATTACCTGCATGGCGAGTAACCCCGCGACCGGTTCCAATAGCACGGTGACCTCGGTGTACGGCTGTTTGGACGGCGATACCTGTGTCAAGAAAATCAACTGAGAGAGGGAGCATGGCGATGAACAACACAGCGTTTATTGTGGTGCTCGGCCTGCTGACACTCGGACAGACGATGCCTTCCGTGCCGTCTATCAGTCTCGCGGAGACAGCGCAAGGCCCGGAGGCGATGCTGTTTTCGACCGTCGGGTTTCAGTCCGGCGTGATCGACGTGGTGCAAGGAGCAAGCATTCGCATCGATGGTCGTAGTTATGTCTTGAAGTCCGCGGTGGTGGTCGTCAATCACGAGGGGGAACCGCTCGAGATCGAGCGGATCATTCCCACTTCGCTCGTCAAGTTTCATCTGAAAGAGGGCCACATCGACAAGATGGTGGTCACGTTGCCGCAATAGCGCATGAAAGGACTTGTCTCAACTTGTAGCCGAGAATCGACGGCTGTTGTCCTGCTTGAGATAAGGAGGAAGAACGCATGAATCGCCGAACCTTTGTCGCTGTGATGTTGGTGGCCGGCAGCCTGAGTGCTGCGTTGCTTGGCTCCCGTGATGCCGTCGCCGTCGTGTCCAACGCCGATTACACGGCTGTGCCGGCTTTCGTGTCGAACGCGACGACGCCGAATATCATTGTGGTGATGGACAACTCGGGCAGTATGAGCAATCGAGCCTGTGAATCGTCGTCGTGTGGGACGTTGGCGGATGGGAGCACGTCGACTACGACCACATGGACCAATACTACACGGTACTCCGGGTACTTTGATTCGCTGCGTTGCTATACCTACAACACAACCGATACTCGATTCGAGAGCGGAACCGGCAAGACCGCATTGGCGACAGCCTGTCCGGACACGGAATGGGACGGGAATTTCTTGAACTGGGCGACGTTGCGCCGGTTCGATGCGGTGAAGCGAGCGATGATCGGAGGAGATTGTACCAGCACGAGAGCTGCCGACGGCACCTGCCCGACGAGCGGCACTCCGGCTCTAAAGACTGTTCGGGCGCAGGGTGCGGGTCTGAGTAATGAACGCGCAGACGTCAATTATGGCGGCGGGACCGGAGCTAATACCTATGTCGGCCGTATTCCATTGGCCGATAGAGGCAGCGATCCAGCAACAATCTCGATTGGTCTTTCGGCAAGCGGAACACCGGCTGCGCCCTACTTCTGTGTGGACAATGACACGACGTTCAATAGCAACTGCGGTGACTCATACAGCGTTCGGAAGTATGAATTGAAAGTCGGGTACTCATCTGAACCTACCGGAGTCATTCAGCAGATCGGCAGCAAGGCGCGGTTCGGGCTGGTTGAGTTTAAGTCCAGCAGCGAAGGCGCGCGTATGCTGGTGGGAGCTGGATCGCGCCAGTCGATCGACTGGGCGGACGGCGACGTTGAGACGTTCACGACAAACACCGCGGCCATGGTTGATGCGGTGCAGGAGTCGTATCCTTCGACATGGACTCCGTTGAGTGAGGCGTTATATGAAACCGCACGGTATGTCGCGCAGATCCAATCCACTTTTGCGACGGGCTATGTCTACCCGATCGCCTTTTCCGGTGGCATTTCAAACGGCGTCAATTTTGCCACGAGCGGTGCCGGTTCGATCGGAACAAGTGAAATAACGGCATTGGTCGGTACTGAAACGTGCCCCGCCGGATATATCACGAGTGCCTGTGGCCGAGACCCGTATTTTTTTGGACAAAACCATACCCCGCCATGGTCCGCCAGTTCTCAGGTTGTGGCCTGCTGTCGGACGTTTGTGATCGTCTTTACGGACGGCGAACCGACACAAGACCAGAATATCCCGACGGCTCTGCAAGACTATGCGCATGCCCATCATGGGCAGCATTGCACCGGGAGCGATGGCGCAGCTCCTCCGCGTACCATCGATGGCACCTGCAATACACACGCAGCCACTCCTTTCAGTGATCTGTTGGCAGAGCACAAAACGAGTTATGCTGATAGCGGCAGCCACTACTTGGATGACGTCGCCTATTGGGCCCACACGACCGACCTCCGGCCTTGTAGCGGCACGACTGACGGCACCATCGCAGGTTTAACAGTCACCGGGCATTGCATCGCAGGGACTCAGAGCCTGACGGTGTACTCCTTCTTTGCGTTCGGCAACATCAATGGTCGCGGAATCCTGGCCCAAGCGGCCCGGTTGGGCGGGTTCGAGGATTCGAACAATGACGGCGTCCCTCAAACGAATGAATGGG from Nitrospira sp. ND1 includes the following:
- a CDS encoding LuxR C-terminal-related transcriptional regulator, whose product is MYMSPVAKTTKSRAKVSAPDPVLPPRKRRPEALTTREQEILELIWTGFKNKEIAQRLKISVKTVEAHRANMMKKIRVSNTAQLLKAAIQGKMLKLR
- a CDS encoding A24 family peptidase → MISYVTVLLFGAVIGSFLNVCIYRLPREESVAWPASHCPSCRQAIAFYDNIPIVSYLLLRGRCRACHAPIAIQYPVVEAANAIGYVLVFWTFGFAPAAWAYAALASALIVVTGTDLSHTMIPDAVTLPGIVIGLLCAILILPIGLVDSLLGVLLGGGILWFLAWISPYVFGKEGMGGGDIKLMAMVGAFLGWQPVLLAIMIGSFLGSIVGVGLIAIGVMRREQYIPFGPFLAVGSILALLFHQPLLEWYWALIDIPQ
- a CDS encoding GspH/FimT family pseudopilin, whose translation is MNERGGSLVELCTVVAIIGIVVGVSVPGWAALVAKHQQRAVMVEIASELRMARQLAMARHERIRVVVDAEQSELRTECMDCDTSLLRRYEFAHKGTAVESMTTKPEIMFQPSGRSATATTMVLVDGRRATHQVTVSITGRVTLS
- a CDS encoding prepilin-type N-terminal cleavage/methylation domain-containing protein: MTRRSALMSARGFTLVESMVALVVLSIGVIGTIGMCEWAERGLQRGALTTTALALAESRLEAKRSVAWERLLMDDVDQDGIVESVMHDDGLQDDQTNGDGIFTASATQSNIRLVWTVELNRGHEPAGASLATIEARAIFRTMGGQEKEVRVRTIRANPRYVGLSVLS
- a CDS encoding GspE/PulE family protein; this translates as MSRATVPMLPVSECSQAVSPLAQTRSATCYHRLVEQGFLQQEELVLATAEAARKRLDVATVLMERYRIPKPALGAALAEFYDCPFLAYDERTVMERELLKNLSLDYLRMNHWVPLRRQGNGIEVLIDDPHNPDKLFDVRRAFPGQALSYRVGLRCDIARLLNAIQGRESGDAISDILGELVSEAQLEEQQNATIAAITENDSAIVRLANQIITDAYRRGASDIHIEPYADRKETAVRFRVDGTCFTYMKIPAAYRRAIVSRLKIMASLDIAERRKPQDGKIRFKLGTGQEIELRVATLPTSGFNEDVVIRLLTAHGARRLEDLEFSDGTRRLVGQLAQKPHGIVLCAGPTGSGKTTTLHAILASINTDERKIWTAEDPIEITQDGLRQVQVHPKIGLTFATTMRAFLRADPDVIMIGEMRDKETADIAIEASLTGHLVFSTIHTNSAVETVVRLLDLGCDPFNFSDAMLGVLAMRLCKRICPNCREAYHPTSSEYDELVQAFGEGDWEGVHPAYNLGLTLFRGRGCDTCNQTGYRGRVPIHELMVVSDSMKALIQARARTGELLTLAKSDGMRTLVQDGIEKVLQGLTTYKQVRAVAIK
- a CDS encoding prepilin-type N-terminal cleavage/methylation domain-containing protein, with the protein product MCVSISLQRSAAVHRQRGFTLIEVMIAVAIVGILAMVAVPNYLQWNARYQLKQATTELAGSLNLARMAAMNRNLAVTATLVLVSGRVNVDFGGALAPIVLPQAVVGFTGGPTIQFTQQGLSGAAANVPVALTSQQGTTYSVVVTPAGKVNWCAHATCP
- a CDS encoding prepilin-type N-terminal cleavage/methylation domain-containing protein; amino-acid sequence: MKHRQNSHPCFSLLAAAQRGFTLLEAMIAAGVLSVGLLGLAGLSGMSLGKNVDANDMSRVTNIAADMAERIQNNRQRVLDYHNTNTSVACAQSANTQRMALGDCTQWQALVANSGLTGATGLVTAARLDPDPTANPVTMNRFLVTVTVSWQTRQTDVSTARTKTAIFTTVVAPE
- a CDS encoding PilW family protein, whose amino-acid sequence is MRRFDWNQQGFTLVELMAAVLITVVIVAATMTTVVTSNRANVVNTQVADTQQNVRLAIDLLSRDIKLAGFNYNATDPATGSVGACNATIGAIVKPVGLLPQDQTPTGADTGTDSVSMVLPVMNTTGWTLTAAVGGTPNNKTYDNSISLSGAVMTEMVAQGLVVGSTISIGGALSKTVQAVNATSIGFGTGNFVDGQFPVGTPVYLMQCVRYQVVANTPATCGSDTPCLVRNNVPLVDGVEDLQLAYACDGCNQAVPNPLFPDGVVDDQDASSTSGFPTFTQGDFVSNSAWAIAPWTPDKIRLAQVSLVVRPTNADDGLDEKGTKAVNTTGPVIVGDHNPSADAGYNASTYMQQRRRVMIRTIQPRNL
- a CDS encoding PilX N-terminal domain-containing pilus assembly protein — encoded protein: MNLQQGMHGAGREGGGAGLNNQQGIALLTVMLMLLILTILGIASITVTSMENRMAGFFRTTEAVVAAADSCEGLAANIIQQTLSPPGVLPASFIAPTGPVPTANATTLYAEIYGYDLPSPAPANTPAVNYADVASTAPNFVMTNLPGFTVNGDIDLLYTHTKSGQGTGVAGTEHVYRITCMASNPATGSNSTVTSVYGCLDGDTCVKKIN